The following are encoded together in the Malaya genurostris strain Urasoe2022 chromosome 3, Malgen_1.1, whole genome shotgun sequence genome:
- the LOC131434624 gene encoding NPC intracellular cholesterol transporter 2-like: protein MFRNILVIALLPAIAFAGDVVETRACSNDRPVPREVRVDNCPSVPCELVRGTDANMEMDFTAPFDATTLSTQVVATALGVTGPFELPDDRARACDWLIDKCPVSQGEDLTYNLQMPVSNIYPRISVTIEVSLVDQGNQTHACFILDTRVVSS, encoded by the exons ATGTTCCGAAATATTCTAGTGATTGCTCTTCTCCCAGCTATAGCCTTTGCCGGTGATGTTGTTGAAACGAGGGCCTGTTCCAATGATCGACCGGTTCCTCGAGAAGTGCGAGTAGACAACTGCCCTTCGGTTCCCTGTGAACTTGTTCGTGGAACGGATGCCAACATGGAAATGGATTTCACTGCTC CATTTGACGCCACCACACTGAGCACACAAGTCGTTGCGACCGCTTTGGGAGTGACCGGGCCTTTCGAACTTCCGGATGATCGTGCCAGAGCTTGCGATTGGTTGATTGATAAATGTCCCGTTTCGCAGGGTGAAGATTTGACGTACAACCTGCAGATGCCGGTGTCGAACATTTATCCCCGTATCAGTGTCACCATTGAAGTCAGCTTGGTTGATCAGGGCAATCAAACACACGCTTGCTTCATTCTAGACACCCGAGTCGTTTcatcataa
- the LOC131433911 gene encoding uncharacterized protein LOC131433911 — protein MADDQQRNQLLSRRDTLLTSLGRAEVFAEEYVAARDESQVPLRLEYITSVWNNLESVQAQLEDNETDQEGKAEHAAVRANFEPRLFQIKASLLSMLTPLPNDRSPQPPRVSSTLSGIKLPTISLPEFDGDYMQWLPFHDTFLALIHSNSDVPDIQKFHYLKAAVKGEAAQLIESIGISSANYLLAWQTLESRYSNDYLLKKRHLQALFDVPKMKNESAAALHGLVDEFERHTKTLRQLGEPTEHWSTILEHLLCTRLHDDTVKAWEDHASTVSNPDYNCLIDFLQRRTRVLESISVNHRTPDTQPTAALSAQPSKRSFHSQIRLSSCASTANSAVTDSLEKCILSNQYHLLMRCPRFNRLSLSERQQLVNSKRLCRNCMKCDHIVRHCQSSFNCRKCNRRHHTLLHPEHPNGSSQVSHESEPTVPASPVFNFSQSNGSSTAESFKQSTVTATESPRVEVSSAVHQPRESVFLLTVIVKVIDVFGVEHLARALLDSASQPNLITDRMARILRLQRQKVNVTVQGAGKLSKPVCESVFAQVQSRKGDFSCNVNFLVMDKVTANLPSQNISIAEWCIPKDLFLADPSFNESQPIDMVLGAKHFYSFFPSAARLQLDKNLPLLIDSVFGWIIVGSASQVSPTQTPVSTANGMVISMLSLEDSLERFWKTEELTTKDNYSSEERHCESCYQSTVSRNSEGRYIVRYPRKPDFNVMLGESKSSALRRFELLERRLKRNSNLKDEYHQFMREYLSLGHMRLVEADDENNSQTYYLPHHPVFKEASTTTKIRVVFDGSAKTSSGFSLNEALCVGPVVQDDLLTIILRFRTYPIALVGDIAKMYRQVLIHPDDSALQRILWRFSDQTPVQTYELLTVTYGLGPSSYLATRTLQQLTEDEGISYALAGAAIKKCFYVDDFIGGAQTIEETIRLRTELSDLLHKGGFTLRKWTSNQLEVLQGLPNDEIGTQSALHFSPNETIKALGISWEPEADHLRFDSQIRCSNEPPTKRTILSDIAKLFDPLGLIAPVVVRAKILMQELWLLSCGWDDPVPEPIKTKWEKYYHELANISEHRVDRYAFLPDSVVQLHTFADASISAYGACTYVRCESKGKVKIRLLASKTRVAPLKRISIPRLELCAAVLAAHLHAHIKKAIDVNVSESYFWSDSSVTLHWLRSPPNVWPTYVANRVSEIQQFTHGCQWKHVPGCENPADLASRGMSVDEFLKNDIWISGPSWLSRPLQDWPESIPPSVSHEELEIKTTVAVTQITPTVHPWFLRWSSYGRLLHVIGYCMRFVNNTRAKIRTQPPTSPEVIVGRTLTVNELAKSKTFLIRLAQNDEFVAEINQLDKNKSVSKCSHIRQMTPFLDAERVLRVGGRLNFAQLPYQAKHPALIPTNHPFTRLIVEDFHRKLLHGGGRLLLTAIREEFWPLNGRRLVRNVVRNCFRCTRLNPVPAQQQIGQLPVSRVIPSRPFSVTGVDYAGPLYLRPIHKRAAPAKAYLCVFVCFSTKAVHLELVSDLSTQAFLCSLRRFIARRGRPAHIHSDNGKNFEGAKNDLTELFTMLKDGFQQDEIAAFCTEKGITWHLTPPKAPHFGGLWEAAVKVAKKHLFRQLGSSRLSFEEMCTILTQIEAIMNSRPLLPMTEDPNDLAALTPAHFLIGSSMYALPDPDLQNAPVNRLDHYQKLQLHVQKFWTHWRKEYLQELQKDTRGWIRNNEIVPGKMVIIVDELHPPIRWPLARIEAVLPGKDKLTRVVSLRTVRGIINRPISKICLLPSASVAPEVESTSNNLQPVQRISDTSLD, from the coding sequence ATGGCAGACGACCAACAAAGGAACCAGTTACTTTCGCGAAGAGATACGCTGCTCACTTCTCTGGGTCGGGCAGAGGTTTTTGCCGAAGAGTACGTTGCTGCGAGGGACGAATCGCAGGTACCTTTGAGGCTGGAGTACATCACCAGCGTTTGGAACAATTTGGAGTCAGTTCAAGCGCAACTGGAGGACAACGAAACAGATCAAGAGGGTAAGGCGGAGCATGCTGCTGTGCGCGCTAATTTTGAGCCACGGCTTTTTCAAATAAAGGCATCTTTACTTTCTATGCTGACTCCTCTTCCTAACGATCGTAGCCCTCAACCCCCGCGTGTTTCCTCCACTCTCTCCGGCATCAAACTGCCAACAATTTCGTTGCCTGAATTCGATGGCGACTACATGCAATGGCTTCCGTTTCACGATACCTTTTTGGCGTTGATTCATTCCAACTCTGATGTTCCGGATATTCAGAAGTTTCACTATTTAAAGGCAGCTGTCAAGGGGGAAGCTGCTCAGTTGATAGAATCGATTGGCATTAGCTCCGCAAATTATTTATTGGCTTGGCAAACGTTGGAAAGCAGGTATTCCAACGATTATTTACTGAAAAAGCGTCACCTACAGGCACTATTCGATGTTCCGAAGATGAAGAACGAGTCCGCTGCGGCACTTCACGGGTTGGTGGACGAATTTGAACGCCATACCAAAACTCTTCGACAACTGGGAGAACCAACCGAGCACTGGAGCACGATTTTGGAGCATCTTCTTTGTACCCGCTTGCACGACGATACAGTGAAGGCATGGGAGGATCATGCGTCGACCGTCAGCAATCCGGATTACAATTGTCTCATCGATTTTCTTCAGCGCAGAACACGAGTTTTGGAATCCATCTCAGTGAATCATCGAACACCCGATACGCAGCCTACTGCCGCTTTATCAGCTCAGCCGTCGAAGAGATCGTTTCATTCCCAGATCCGTCTTTCGTCTTGTGCCTCTACAGCTAATTCAGCAGTGACGGATTCTCTTGAGAAGTGCATCCTATCCAACCAGTATCATTTGTTGATGCGATGTCCGCGCTTCAACCGACTTTCATTGAGCGAACGCCAGCAGTTAGTTAATTCCAAACGTTTGTGTCGCAATTGTATGAAGTGTGATCATATTGTCCGTCATTGCCAGTCGAGCTTTAATTGTCGAAAGTGTAATCGTCGTCATCACACACTTCTGCACCCTGAGCATCCCAACGGATCAAGCCAAGTCAGTCATGAAAGTGAGCCTACCGTTCCAGCTAGTccagttttcaatttttcgcAGTCTAATGGATCTTCTACAGCTGAATCTTTTAAGCAATCCACTGTTACCGCCACCGAGAGTCCCAGAGTTGAAGTCAGTAGTGCAGTTCATCAACCACGTGAAAGCGTTTTTCTTCTCACAGTGATCGTGAAGGTTATCGACGTCTTTGGTGTAGAGCATCTTGCACGGGCACTTCTTGATAGTGCATCTCAACCGAACCTTATAACCGATCGTATGGCACGAATTTTACGTCTTCAAAGGCAAAAGGTGAATGTAACTGTTCAGGGTGCCGGCAAACTTTCCAAGCCTGTGTGTGAATCCGTCTTCGCTCAAGTTCAGTCTAGAAAAGGAGATTTCTCATGCAATGTAAACTTTCTGGTAATGGATAAAGTTACGGCGAACCTTCCATCACAAAATATTTCGATTGCAGAGTGGTGTATTCCGAAGGATTTGTTTCTCGCAGATCCATCCTTCAATGAAAGTCAACCAATTGACATGGTTTTAGGTGCAAAGCATTTTTATTCGTTCTTCCCGAGTGCTGCTCGTCTGCAGCTAGACAAAAATCTCCCTCTGCTCATTGATAGCGTTTTCGGTTGGATAATAGTCGGATCAGCAAGCCAAGTTTCTCCTACACAAACCCCCGTGTCAACAGCAAACGGCATGGTCATTTCGATGTTATCGTTAGAAGACAGTTTGGAGCGTTTCTGGAAAACTGAAGAGCTGACAACGAAAGACAACTACTCTAGCGAGGAAAGACACTGTGAATCCTGTTACCAGTCAACTGTTTCTCGAAATTCCGAAGGACGCTATATCGTTCGATATCCCAGAAAGCCAGACTTCAACGTGATGCTGGGTGAGTCGAAGAGCTCTGCGCTACGACGGTTCGAATTACTTGAAAGACGTTTGAAACGAAATTCAAATCTCAAAGATGAATACCACCAGTTTATGCGAGAATATCTCTCCCTCGGCCATATGCGATTGGTTGAAGCGGACGACGAAAACAATTCCCAAACTTACTACCTGCCGCACCACCCCGTTTTCAAGGAAGCAAGTACCACAACCAAAATTCGAGTCGTGTTTGACGGATCAGCGAAAACTTCTTCCGGCTTCTCTTTGAACGAAGCTCTCTGTGTCGGTCCCGTGGTGCAGGACGATCTATTGACCATCATTTTGCGCTTCCGAACCTATCCGATTGCGCTCGTCGGTGATATCGCTAAAATGTACCGGCAAGTACTTATTCACCCAGACGATTCTGCTCTTCAACGTATCCTTTGGCGTTTTTCTGATCAAACACCAGTCCAGACATATGAACTACTCACTGTTACGTATGGTCTCGGTCCGTCTTCATACCTAGCAACTCGTACACTTCAGCAACTGACCGAAGACGAAGGGATTTCTTACGCGTTGGCAGGAGCTgctattaaaaaatgtttttacgtaGACGACTTCATAGGTGGAGCTCAAACCATCGAAGAAACAATCCGTCTACGCACCGAACTGAGCGACTTGTTGCACAAAGGAGGATTTACACTACGAAAATGGACTTCTAATCAGCTCGAAGTTTTGCAAGGTCTTCCCAATGATGAGATTGGTACTCAATCTGCTTTACATTTCAGCCCTAACGAGACAATTAAAGCCCTTGGTATTAGCTGGGAGCCTGAAGCCGATCACCTTCGTTTCGACTCTCAAATTCGATGTAGTAATGAACCGCCAACCAAGCGCACTATTCTTTCGGATATAGCAAAACTATTTGACCCTTTAGGACTAATTGCCCCCGTTGTAGTTCGAGCAAAGATACTGATGCAAGAGTTGTGGCTGCTATCGTGCGGATGGGACGATCCTGTTCCAGAACCTATTAAAACCAAATGGGAGAAGTATTACCACGAATTGGCGAATATCTCCGAGCATCGAGTAGACAGATACGCGTTTCTACCTGACTCTGTTGTACAACTGCACACATTCGCAGATGCATCCATATCTGCATACGGTGCCTGCACATACGTCCGCTGTGAAAGTAAAGGGAAAGTAAAAATACGACTACTGGCTTCGAAGACACGCGTCGCTCCGCTGAAACGAATAAGTATTCCTCGTTTGGAGTTGTGTGCGGCAGTACTAGCAGCCCATCTACATGCTCACATAAAGAAAGCTATCGATGTAAACGTTTCAGAATCATATTTTTGGTCTGACTCATCTGTCACTCTGCACTGGCTACGATCACCACCGAATGTTTGGCCTACCTATGTGGCTAACAGAGTATCTGAAATTCAGCAGTTTACACATGGTTGTCAATGGAAGCATGTTCCCGGATGTGAAAATCCTGCTGACCTGGCTTCACGTGGCATGTCGGTTGAcgagtttttgaaaaacgatattTGGATCAGCGGTCCCAGTTGGTTATCACGTCCACTCCAAGATTGGCCAGAATCAATCCCACCAAGTGTTTCACACGAGGAATTGGAAATCAAAACTACCGTCGCAGTTACTCAAATAACGCCAACAGTACATCCCTGGTTTCTCCGTTGGTCGTCATACGGCCGTCTTCTTCATGTCATTGGGTACTGCATGAGATTCGTTAACAATACCCGAGCTAAAATACGCACGCAGCCGCCCACCTCGCCCGAAGTTATTGTAGGCCGTACACTTACCGTAAATGAGCTTGCCAAGTCCAAAACGTTCCTCATTCGGTTGGCGCAGAATGATGAATTTGTCGCAGAAATCAACCAGTTGGATAAAAATAAATCGGTATCGAAATGTTCCCATATTCGCCAAATGACGCCGTTCTTAGATGCAGAGAGAGTGTTGAGAGTAGGAGGTCGTTTAAACTTCGCACAGCTACCCTATCAAGCAAAGCACCCGGCTTTGATTCCAACAAACCATCCGTTCACACGACTGATAGTTGAGGATTTCCATCGCAAATTACTACACGGCGGCGGACGTCTGCTATTAACAGCAATCCGAGAAGAATTCTGGCCACTCAACGGTCGAAGACTAGTCCGCAACGTAGTCAGAAATTGTTTCCGTTGTACTCGCCTCAATCCGGTACCTGCGCAGCAACAAATAGGCCAACTGCCTGTATCGAGAGTCATTCCCAGTCGTCCCTTCAGTGTTACAGGTGTTGATTATGCCGGTCCACTCTATCTTCGTCCTATTCACAAACGTGCCGCTCCCGCCAAGGCCTACCTGTGCGTATTCGTGTGTTTTTCGACCAAAGCAGTTCACTTAGAGCTAGTGAGCGATTTGTCTACTCAGGCCTTTTTATGTTCATTGCGAAGATTCATCGCGCGACGCGGTCGACCCGCACACATTCATTCCGATAATGGGAAAAATTTTGAAGGGGCTAAAAACGATCTTACCGAACTGTTTACGATGCTTAAAGACGGTTTTCAGCAGGACGAAATCGCAGCCTTTTGCACAGAAAAAGGCATAACCTGGCATTTAACACCGCCGAAAGCACCGCACTTTGGTGGCCTTTGGGAAGCAGCCGTTAAAGTTGCCAAAAAACATTTGTTCCGTCAACTAGGTTCGAGTCGTTTATCTTTTGAGGAAATGTGCACCATTCTTACTCAAATCGAAGCAATAATGAATTCTCGACCGTTGCTTCCAATGACAGAAGACCCCAATGACTTAGCTGCCCTAACTCCTGCGCACTTCCTGATTGGATCATCGATGTATGCCCTGCCCGACCCAGACCTTCAGAACGCACCTGTCAATAGACTCGACCACTACCAGAAACTGCAACTGCATGTGCAGAAATTTTGGACCCACTGGCGGAAGGAATATCTCCAAGAACTGCAGAAAGATACACGAGGATGGATACGAAACAACGAAATTGTTCCCGGTAAAATGGTCATCATCGTAGACGAACTACATCCACCAATCCGTTGGCCACTTGCTCGAATCGAAGCGGTATTACCTGGAAAGGATAAGCTAACACGAGTTGTTTCGCTTCGCACTGTACGAGGTATCATCAATCGGCCCATCAGTAAAATATGCTTGCTGCCCAGTGCATCGGTGGCTCCCGAAGTAGAATCTACTAGCAACAATCTCCAGCCAGTTCAAAGGATTTCGGATACCTCATTAgattaa